tattttttaaacaatggttctcttgtttctcagcacaacgttatctatatgaactgctattattatactgtattataaccTATTACACAACCACATTGAGCctaagaagttaaaaaaaaaaaaaaaattgaaaaaaatctacagaaaggaagcatcattcgtccaaagagcatgagtggagAAAAAAGTTCTCAGTTTGAATAGTTGAAAAGTGAATAGTTCCATCacagttcctattatgaaattaaggcAAGGCAAGTCAAATTGATTTCTATAgcgcaattcaacacaaggcaattcaaagtgctttacatcaaataaaggtaataaaaatcacattaaatgaaAATAACGTTAAAGCAAAggcaatcgaaacaggaaataaaattatacatgaaaatcacattaaattgaaatcagaaatggaaataaagcagaaaatgaataaaaagcaaatcgcttaaagtttgaaatatgttgacagttatcgatatgctgtgataaacaaaagcgtttttagtagggctgtcaaacgattaaaatttttaatcgagttaatcacagcttaaaaattaattgtaattaatcgcaattcaaactatctataaaatatggcatatttttctgtaaattgttgttggaatggaaagataagacacaagacggatatatacattctacatactgtacataagtactgtatttgtttattataacaataaatcaacaagatggcattaacattaacattctgttaaagcgatccatggattaaaagacttgttcttaaaagataaatgttagtacaagttacataaattttatattaaaaaccctcttaatgttttcgttttaataaaatttgtgaaattttcaagcaaaaaataaactagtagctcaccattgttgatgtcaaaaattacacaattctcatggtgctgaaacccataaaatcagtcacacccaagcgccagcagagggcgtcaaaactccaaaaaacacaagtaacaagtacacatgacactgtgctgtcattttaatctgtttgagcggggcatgtgcgttaattgcttcaaatattttaacgtgattaattttgacagccctagtttttagccccaatttaaaggagctaacagttttagCACacgtcagaccttcaggtaatttgttccagaggtgaggagcataataactaaatcagtggttcttaaccttgctaaaggtaccaaaccccacaaatttcacatgtggattcaacgaacccttcggaattagataataaagcttgtttttcttttttttttttccaaaatcagataccaagctaataatttagcaaattccaaTTCAAAATTctgattttgacagcatgttttataaactggtcaaaatttgagaccacgctgcccattggtctgttgttttCCCTCAAGTGCAagacaaccttccactgagcaaaccagctcGTCCTTCCATCAGATCAAGTACTAgcagtaaaaataaatagattgagcctgtaaattgggagcaaaacagtccaaaacctggtttaAAAaggcactttgcctagatttaatcaacgtatgaaaatagggctctgcatttctttaccttcgccgaaccccttagaccaggggtccccatactttttcctgtgagggccacataagttgtctcttctctgatgaggggctgggtgagtttgtaacagaaaaagtgtgacgattgcaggagtgcctaaatgtaaaaacgtattgtttttcagaaagacaagttatacaagttatagtaattttatattaaaacccctcttcatgttttcattttaataaaatttgtaaaattttcaatcaaaagtagagttaatataataataataagaataaaaataacaataataaaaatagagtgaccaaagtctaagttttacgtgtattttgcatagctattttgatatgaaatgccagttcattttgcattgttgtttaactgtgtgtcacaatagggcctcattactatagactgaagtgcttttctttttgtgaacattattttttttggagagataggaatattatttttgttgtgcttatcttacccaaaatacaacaagagacacataattgccactaaaagtaagaaaacttaccaaaatatgtttggagcacaaatagcaatttgcattgcattgtgaatacagcatgaacgtctcacaactacaaattctcccacgtttagaagaaataacatgagtatggaacggcgctgcccccaagcggccggtggcattctcttcactcttaatgtccataaacggcctcattgcaaTCTGTTCgaggcaatgtgcgagcgggtcatttagtgcatgcgtgaattgcgtcaaatattttaacgtgattaatttaaaaaattaattaacgcccgttaacgcgataattttgacaggcctaaatataatataatataatataataacactattaaagagcatatgacatgagaaaagtcttaaatggcattattatgtgaattagaatcatattttgagacgattcgactatatacaacaatttagcaaagcacagatgacgagaaattagtcttttaatctgccggttagcctcgcctaccattatagggctttagcgtccccaacaggtggatgacgtcagcggtagactgggctcatcggttttactattcagctcattgagggggaattattcagaacgaggaaaacgcgacgaagagagccgcaaaatgtcattgtttcagtctctctactccagtatttttacaggatattctttttatccaagtattttccccaattgctaaataaatggcatggtcatgacaaataacagtcttgtgcttaatggaatatgaaataataaaaatgtatttattcaggacgacatggcaaaattactccataatggtcaaaactgtcgacttcacctttactgtcgcacctcccgaacgatattttatgacacctaaattggacatacagtatgtcatttcccttccccggcttcggagaatgtaaacaaaccaaaaggcgtgacagctagccgacatgctaacccggactgagtgatgtttcaaagtcttcgaagcggaaaatcacacataactagcctggattatttgacatgacgagccggttgtcgattgtctttgcggatcggcaaaccgcccggcggagagcaatttacagttcgttcccggaggagggtggctggagttgttgtgcagctaacgtgctgctgctaatgagcattaggagagctttttacatgcctatcaatgatcaaacttaagtagtcctttatttaaaggaagtttgtagtgtttactttgtaatcgctgtattcgtatttgacataatacaaaacaagatgttgactcacttcctcgtaagtccaatggtcccacagtagtagggcttggccaatatccacggtgaatgggaacctttctaaactccaaaaaggcacatacgcctctccctcatacagaatgatttttctgcagccgtttggctggcgtgatgcgaaaaataaacgtattaatccgcaaaatcagctgaatccttcgtccccatacacaacagtacactgtagcgtgaagaggacgtcttctaccgcacacgtcacagcgccctcctcctcaatgcaagaccgaagccggaagtcactcattttcatggtgcgggattaaaaaaactaaataaaaatagcgatcgcttccacacacatccaagcggtccatatcattccggggcataaaatatcgcgtgtattatgaaataaacatgctttttcgtgtcacaggcactttaatgtaatagataataaccaaataaccctctctgggttcttcacagaaaaaaaagccaggaaataaataacactattggaaaaATATTTCTTAACAATTGTTcatggggccggaccaaatgtggaggcgggccgtatccggcccgcgggccctagtttggagacccctgccttagacctacgcaccgaacccctggggttcaattgaacccaggttaagaaccaatgAAGCAaacgctgcctcaccctgcttgtgctaaggtgcatgcttatctttgacctttcctttttttgacCCAaagatgatcacttctgtcttctccacatttagctggagaaaattctagCACATCCATTGATTGATTTGATGAGTGCATTGACTCAGGGAGATGAAAGGACTATGtgaggacacagaaatgtagagttgtttgtcatctgcataggtgtgataggagatgtcatactgttctatCATCTGAGCtcggggaagcatatagatgttcaaTAAGACTGGTCCAAGaatggacccttgagggactccacatgtgaatttggttcattctgattgatggtttccgattgacacaaagaaatcccgataatgtaaataagatgtgaaccactgaaaaaCAGTGTCAGCGAGCCctccccactgttccaatctgctgagtagtatgttgagatcaaccgtgtcgaatgcggcactgagatccaatagtagcagaacagatgatttgcttgcatcagtattccgacgaatatcatttaggactttgataagcacggtctctgtACTGTGTTATGGCCGAaacccagactgaaatgagttaaaaagattgttttgcatcataaaaacctggatctgtttgatattggtatcacatttgatattagcctataattactaatggttgaggcatctacATAGATTAGGCTTTTTagaagaggttttattactgcagtttttaaagtgggaactctcctgtttggagagaagtatttataatctgaatatgtctggggctatgcaatgaaaaagttttgataaagtttgaaggaaggatgtcaaggcagcatgttgtaggctttaattttgactcaatttctgttaaagtggcatagtccaagagggtaAACTGTCTaaaattgacgtgggggacaattTGGGAGGCATTTCGTGTAAcaattgttaatctggagttgcacacagtctgtctaatgtttagtactttgtgtttaaagaatgctgcgaaatcattACAGGACATCTCAGCTACAAATTCCTGAGAtactgatgcttgtgggtttgtcagtttgtcaacgaaaatccgcgctttcgagtcatgttgagggcagccctttattttttcattttttctaaaaaacttacttaaatgtaactgagtaaatgtcAGGCGTTACTACCCACGTCTAATAACAACCTattcgtttaaaaaaacattcggggtggaaattgaaaacaaCCAAGACCTTTGGGCCTTTATGACCTAAAAAAgtaattgacatttttttttcaatttaggtCAAGAGTTGTCATTTAAGTATCATAGTGCTCCTGTATATTTCTAAAAAGCGACATCTCTTATTTCTCCCCTCAGGTGATCAAGGTAGGCTCGGAAATCCAGGCAAACCGGGATTAAAAGGTCGCGTGGGCCTCATTGGCAAGGCGGGACCTCGGGGACTAAAGGGCCAGCGGGGGTCGCCGGGGCAAGCTGGAGAAAGGGGGCAGAAAGGAGACGAAGGGGACCTAGGTCAGAGAGGAGAACCGGGAGGCTGCAATTGCGGCACCGCCGCCCGCTCAGCTTTCTCGGTGGCCGTGTCAAAGAGTTACCCCAAAGAACGCACGCCTATCCGCTTCAGCCGCATCTTGCTCAATGAGGGCAACCACTACAATGCAAGCAGTGGGAAGTTTGTGTGCGCCATCCCTGGGGTGTATTACTTCACCTATGACATCACGGTGGCTAACAAGCACTTAGCCATCGGACTGGTGCACAACGGACAGTACAAGATTAAGACGTTTGACGCAAACACGGGGAACCATGACGTGGCATCCGGTTCCACTGTCCTCCATCTGCAGCATCTAGATCAGGTCTGGTTGCAGATCTTCTACTCAGAGCAGAATGGACTCTTCTTTGACCCTTTCTGGACTGACAGCACCTTCACAGGCTTCCTCATCTATGCTGATCAGACTGATACGTGAGCTAATTTACATTGTAACACTTGATATttcttttctcctgttttgttaaattaatttaattttttaatcacaAGGTGCTGTAGCGAGATCCAATATTTAAATCAGTAATATCAAAAGTCGcagttgcattaaaaaaaaaaatcattggttAGCCAcaaattcaaaactaaaatttaaaatgtaaagGTCCACATATTTTGTAACTAttttaatgggggggggggggggggtgtttgaATGTCACGAGTTATTAcacatttttaataattaaaaatacatttacaatgtgatatctgatttttttttttttttttaatggtaaatAAATATTTGTCTTAAAATTGACTACTTGCCTCTTTACTCGCACCTATTCAATAtacaagtactgtatataacggctttacatattttttaaccACCTGTAGTGTACACTGTTGGGTTGCTTTTAGCATATTATTTTACAAACAACTGACAAACAAAAAGATATGTCACTGCCAAGTCTtttcatgtacagtggtacctctgcttacaaaatgaattggttctggaagtagtttggtaacttgaaaattctgtgagTGGAGACGCATTTTTTATGTGAATGTCCtcatccgttccaagcccccccaaattcagacattaatcttttataatgcataagaatgcattaacacatgtaacaaatacatgttacaattagattattgcacaataaaaataaaaccagaGTTGTGCGTAATGTAAAAAACCAACAatacagtaaagaaaaaaagttattaCACTAATGTAAAGTTGTCGGAACACCAGAAGCAAATGAAGAGGGCACTGGGATACAAACATacgcatacagtagaggtcccttttGGCCAATTGGGTTCCAGGAATGCAATGCAATTGCCTATGGGtatgcgagtaccagccatactgtatttttcctatCTTGAAATTTCTTTAGTAACAagaagcaatatttttctcatgaggcatgtcttaaccggaaattctgtatgtagggtTAGAAACGTTCGTAAGAAGAGGTACCACTAGCATGTGTCCCGCAGTAAATTAAAGTTGGTACATCCTGCTGTGAACCTGCTCTAACACCAGATGGCGCTAAAATAATTGGCCACAACTGACTAATGACTGAACGTGAATCAATGCTGTCTTTCACAAACAGGCGATAAAAATTTTCACCAAAATTCTGTACATTTCCCAACACTGTTACCTGCTGTAGTCCTTCCACATTCTTTCACTGATTTATAgaaatctatttaaaaaaatatttcctggaTTCAAGACATTTACCcccctgaccccccccccccccatcgccCCCCCCCTAAATTTGTATATGCCAATGCTTCCTCTTTTACatggataaataaataaatatagttgAAATTCATGGAAACGTTTTCAATTTAAGTCCTATTGCAGACTTGGCATTTTACAATTTATTCGACTGATACAAAACTTCCATTTAATGCATTCACTCTTTCAAGCGCCACAGAATATTGTGCTCTACGGTTAATACAAAATGTAGAAAAAGAAAGATTCAATTGCCATCTTTCATTATGAAAAAGGGTTTGATTCTGCTCTTGTTTTTTACTTATGAACTGTTAAACATCATAAACATTGTTATTTATACATCGGTGGTAACGAATGTATAGGTGTTCCCAAAACACATGAATACGTTTTTTGTTAGCGAATGAGATGTGTTATTACACATTacgaaaaaaatattgtaacgAACACTAGGACCATACGTAGAGATTAAGGGGGGCATAACCATTGTCATGTCATTGCATATAactgactttccaatatatgaatttaaaattaagactttaccGGTAAaattttgtctataaaagttgtgaagcaataaaacaaacaaaataaatgaacgaaataaacaaaaaacaaaaaaaattttttaatgggttaaaattgtttttcaaacagatcataggactagcaccttagagattaCCTTAGAgtcgtttgctttgcttagctccCCAAAAAATACAgctgaggacagaagaggcaagatggatatacgtaatttttttcaaatctaagctttcaaaagcgacaccaactactgagcgagaaccaaggactGAAGATGAAGACGATAAAATGCcgtagagcaccgccaaaagttTGCTCCATTAAAGACGTTAAccctaaaaaatgaaacaaacaaaaaaataaacaaacaaacaaaaaaagtttaattttcaacatattattgtattttaaatgttGCTGGCTGCAATCAAACCTgttgacgggggggggggggggggcaatcgaGTATgtctaggcgcatcactgtttgagggcttgttaaccccagggatgtggagggggcagccacaggatgtttagttatactgttttgttgcttagcaggcaggcatagcactctcagttgtattataATGTTGTCTACAtgagacaatagatggaaattgtttgtataaattgtgtcacatcactttACGGTCtgctaaatttaactgtccatctgaaataatttgaaaatttacactgtcattgcttgctaaGCGTTAAAAGTATTGCGactgttgtcgtgacaagccggtgacAAGGGTGGGGTGGATTGGGGCCCACAAGTCTGTTAACAGCCCTAGCTGGAAcaatcagtcaaaaaggatgcggcgTCTACTTCTTCACTAGGTAAGCCTGAAAAACGTGCGCTCAcacgcgcgcgcacacacacatagctgggatgcctgtttgtataagcatgggctaagctactatcttgtaactaaattattattattgctgacactgcgtttcggggtcatcaacatttttgccccCTGCCACCAaattcaaactccacctatgagtAGGACCAGGGAGGCCGCTCACCCGGAGGTGATAAACGGGTTGAGTGACTCTTGTCTTTCATCTCGTGTGTGTTATATTTTCTCTCATCTGGTGTATTGTCTTGATCGCAGTCATGACGTAAAGAGGTGTTTGTTCATAACAATGGCATACCACacgctacacgtcacttccgctcattaatattcatgacgttagctaatGTTGCTAAGGGGAGCTAATGAGAgcttgtccccaatagtaaatgaatggaaatagtgtaagaaggatatgtttacagagctaaagctaccaattctgtccgaaaatgatgttcctggtgccaaattcactggtaaagatgtagaagaacatacaaatgttcagttaaagagatggcttttgagtgtcgagggctgaaaaagagccgagcTGACCAAAGCTTAgcctagccttagcttttttatcgacacctttttcatacgccactgacaatgacattctcctgtttcaacaataccttcctttaccaccatatgccctgtctatcttatatattatatcctctggtcatCTTACATCTCTGACTGTTCTTTTGGGTGAATTACATTGCCATTTTTGTGTACTGATCGCAAATGCTTTTTGTTGACAGCCATCGAACACTTTTAAGTTTTTCATTAATaagaaatcttaattctataatttatttacacttcccctcttactttttttttttttttttaacaacagaaaaggtaacggtggcagtcagataccattttaattctttacaggtcattcattgtcagacagaagcagcacggcaaaacgccatgctaaaaagtaagtaaaaaatatcaaaatggcttacctctttgtcctcttaaGGAccctgccaacccaacaaaatgtttactgcatatgaaatgtgaatggcttcacgttGCTGGCGTTAGACATTCGCgttagttgatccattcttctcaTTTTTTCTTCCGAGTTTTTGTTTTCGGGAATTGTATGAAGAAAACGTCGTAATGTCCAGAGTTCTATATAAGCAGCAtggtcgtttttgaaagattaccggagaaaacaagcagaaaaaacATGGATTGCATTGATGAATGATGaactgtaatttaaaaaaaaaattattattattacattaaaattattaatttaataatataataataattaatgatACATAATAAAATTAATCAATTCTACAAATGTTTAATTATTCATCTgtctttataatttatttattcatttggcTTTATAATCTTCAACCTCATACAGTTCTCCTGTGCATCAATGATGTCCGCATCAAGAATGAATAACATTTTATAAAATGTTATAACTTTTCTGGTGGTGTCAATAAAGATTTAGCATTATTGTCATGgggcaaaaaacaacaacctaatAATAATCGAACAAATATTTAGTAAGGTATTTGACCGCTACGATTTTCTTTGAACGCACCATCACGAAAACAGATGAAAGAGATTTGTAGTCCTTACCGGAAGAGAACTACATTTCCCAGTCCGCAGGAAGGACTTTCAAGTCAAGCGCACGAGCCTCGAGCCGCAACGGCGGCAGCTGGTGCAGCCGAGCAGGCGACTTTGTTCCAGCGGAGCGAGTGAAAATCGCTCGAAAAAGTGTCAACAGACAAGACGAAACCGTCCGTGCCGGGATTCGGAGTCAGTGGCTTTTGTGCTAACTTGTCAGAGTAATCAAAATCCACCTCGGTGCCCTTTTAAAAGGGTTTTCTCAAAAGTTGAGCCGAAGCGGAGTTCTCTCATTCAGGATGTCGGACTGAGACAAAGGGGTCTGGGGGGGCATTCCCGTCGGAGCGGTAAGTGGCACATTGAACAAGCtcggaataggaaagttttccaCTTGTATTAAAGATGAAATTAAACGTACTACTCGAGGGGTTAAGTACGAACACGACGGGCTCCCTTTCTGTCGTTTGAATTTTTTGTGTACACGAATGTTGTGGGTTCTTTAATCTTTGTAAAGCGTTGTCTTGCTGCCAACACTGAGGAATATCATTGCGAATTTGGATGtgacttgtagttttttttaaattacattacTATTGAATTAGTTCAGAGTCTGTAATGGATTGGACCACCAGCGGCGTGGTCGACATATTTAAATCACCCCGCAGAGTAAATAGCCCCAGATTAACATCGagtataaactttttttttaggggTTGGGGGAATTTATATCTTTAAAGTCAATTGATATACTTGCAATACTATTTACAAGTAAACATTTCAAATAAATGTTATCATAACCTGTGTCAGATGGACAGTTTATGATTTGGAACACTGGTGTGTCAGCAGGTACAAGCAGATAGAGGAAGTGACTTCTGGATGGGAAAAGATGGAAAGGGAGTTGCAATGGTGGAAAGGACAGCTTGCTGCAGACATCCATCAGTCCCTCCGCATCAAGGTGAGTTCACCTTGACAAGCAACTGTGTTGTTGACAGTATGAACATAACACTGATGCACTCACAGATAGTCTTCGAAAGGTAAACAGAGGACTGTCAGGAACACGCAGCCAGAAAAACATACCTTCAAAtcttattatttgaatattcgaTTTACGGATTGCATTTCTTCATtgcattttctttttatatgttgtgtgagaatattttttttttggttcaatCAAATTTCAGCCCCTATGTGTTTCTACATTGCAATCAGCCCCAGAGCCATCAGTGCAGGCCAGTGTAACTTTAAATGTTAGTCGTAATGGTATTGTTTCTTTATAGAGTCGATTCACTACTGTAtaataatttaagccttttaatatCTTCTGATTGGTTGATCAGAGCAGATCAGATCCACCACTCACTTTGAATTTTGCTTTTCTGGCAGTTTGCCCCTTTAAATTACATATTGGGTTTCAGAGGAGAGCTTTAGATTGATCATAACAAATCTTTAAAAGCTGCCTTTAACCTGTATTCGACCAGGTACTCTGGAAGTTgaataaattatttgaaaagTCAACCTAGCTGCTGTCAGTAAGCCtgttgcaatatgcaataattccatttatcgcgcgataaataaaaatgaaggcggtaatttttccgctgctatGTATCGCCTCGcatgcgcgtgcggcagacgtgctgttaaaagttcggattcctcgttaccaactgcgcaaaatgcatcttcattCCAGGTCcaacaaaaactagcgccggagccaatcgttcccattatatcctattgttcaaagtataccggctgcgtcagtgctccggagtgactgtggaccatctatggcatcccggtgttgttgacgcgtgggcgctcccgtcaggagtgacatttcacgcggggcggctatttttcggcacaacgccggatatttacaacaaagtccgccaaaacattgttaccgacttggctgctacgaacaacctcgctttgacaacgaacagctgcttcaaactcgtcctgtttgtgaaagtcgattgtcatatgctggtgttgtgtagtaatgagcagacgtgactacagcggcgcttgctaactttttaaatGCGTGCACACActggatatcatgaaatggcaaactagatgtgctatcccatgccattggctacgtgagcccagtgtgattatgggacacgtagtccatatactacattgatgaattctaaactgtcatgactgaatggaagttaagaagaccaaatcaatccataccagtgactatagataatgttgcaaatattgttaattcagtacgtgacacagatggaccacaaataggatgtcttgctcatgtagtaaacctagctgttaagagagctgtagaaatcaacagtgtgccctgcctcactttacaaacagtaaagattgttctcagcacttttatacaaattgttttcagatcagtaagaagtaagcacataaatattatgcactaaaatgcatgtttatatgatggcaatttaattttagctcgttagcaaaaaacaaaaaaacccccccaaaaaacgaaacaaaaaatatactgtaattgttattttttttacagagcatgaaATGTatcgaatcggatcgaaaatcttgtccccgtatcaaaaatcgtaccgaaccatgacttaactgtatcgtttcatccctatggaacaccattgcagaagctatgacgggaaaagttttcatttgcctaaatgcttaagttattaagtgcatctttttttttttttttttttttcaacacattttatttaatctgtatttctgtgcggtatcaatattgttgttttttacttaagaggcatggtctattctttgtagttgtgatttcttaaaaagtatttttgaatttaagagtaaatatttatcgcgtttaaatgggtgtacttgatccatTATTATatgctgtattctcactgtgttattgtaaattggtaaaaaaaaaaaaaaaaatgggggggggtgcaataataccgcgtatcgcaataatttatgagaataattatcgcacactaaaatttgttattgcgaCAGGCCTAGCTTTCAGcagagtgaaacaaatataaatgaaatactgtatacGTGAAATTCATAGGAATACATTGTACAGCATACGTCATGCATAACATCAT
This Corythoichthys intestinalis isolate RoL2023-P3 chromosome 11, ASM3026506v1, whole genome shotgun sequence DNA region includes the following protein-coding sequences:
- the c1qtnf2 gene encoding complement C1q tumor necrosis factor-related protein 2, whose product is MATLLHVSVMTCLLSVVLSQSIYSSPKKGGNITIHSSNLVCSLPGPAGPAGNPGAPGSPGVIGPMGTPGKDGPDGQDGDKGEKGDGGDQGRLGNPGKPGLKGRVGLIGKAGPRGLKGQRGSPGQAGERGQKGDEGDLGQRGEPGGCNCGTAARSAFSVAVSKSYPKERTPIRFSRILLNEGNHYNASSGKFVCAIPGVYYFTYDITVANKHLAIGLVHNGQYKIKTFDANTGNHDVASGSTVLHLQHLDQVWLQIFYSEQNGLFFDPFWTDSTFTGFLIYADQTDT